From one Ochrobactrum vermis genomic stretch:
- a CDS encoding Csu type fimbrial protein, with amino-acid sequence MMRHLRYAVLILIGLTATVLPTVVRAQNCSFGVSALNFGQIDTLGGAQTTSTATLSVSCTGTPLARILICPNLGSGTGGATASSRQMSSGTNTLNYQLFADSARSLVWGSYNWPYPSRAPALAMSLGILGSGTGSTTIYGATPGSQGTASPGSYLSTFSGAHAEFRYLYSAQSTCSTGTGTIARPSFNVTATVAANCLIATQDVDFGSVGVLTSNVDTTGRVSVTCTPGTNYTVGLSNGNTGTSPTARRMTLASQGITYGLFQDSGRSQPWGNTAGTNTIAGTGTGTAKNLTVYGRVPPQTTPGPGVYSDVVVVTVVY; translated from the coding sequence ATGATGCGCCATTTGAGGTACGCAGTTCTTATTCTCATCGGTCTGACCGCGACTGTTCTGCCGACGGTCGTGCGGGCGCAGAACTGCTCCTTCGGGGTCTCAGCGTTGAATTTCGGGCAAATCGACACTTTAGGCGGCGCACAGACCACCAGTACGGCTACGTTAAGTGTGAGCTGTACCGGCACGCCCTTGGCCCGCATTCTGATCTGTCCAAATCTGGGGAGTGGAACCGGCGGCGCAACGGCCTCGTCGCGCCAGATGTCGTCAGGTACAAACACGCTCAATTATCAGCTTTTTGCTGATTCAGCGCGTAGTCTAGTTTGGGGATCATATAACTGGCCCTACCCATCGCGCGCGCCTGCACTGGCAATGAGCCTGGGAATCCTGGGATCGGGAACCGGCAGCACGACAATATACGGCGCAACGCCTGGAAGTCAGGGAACCGCTTCCCCGGGCAGCTATCTGTCTACATTTTCGGGCGCACACGCGGAGTTTCGCTATCTCTATTCAGCCCAAAGCACATGTAGCACCGGCACGGGTACAATTGCCAGGCCCAGTTTTAATGTGACAGCAACGGTGGCAGCGAATTGTCTTATTGCTACACAGGACGTTGATTTCGGATCCGTTGGCGTGTTGACCTCAAATGTCGACACGACCGGTAGGGTATCCGTAACTTGCACGCCTGGCACGAATTACACAGTTGGACTGAGTAACGGGAATACCGGTACGTCACCCACCGCGCGACGAATGACGCTGGCCAGTCAAGGCATCACATATGGATTGTTCCAAGACAGCGGTCGCAGCCAACCTTGGGGAAACACGGCTGGCACCAATACTATTGCGGGAACCGGAACAGGAACAGCTAAGAATCTGACGGTTTACGGTCGGGTTCCGCCACAAACGACGCCTGGTCCCGGTGTTTACTCCGATGTCGTTGTCGTAACTGTGGTATATTAA
- a CDS encoding oxidoreductase — protein sequence MNRSKPDVAMVTGASSGIGLATAKALLNAGYRVFGTSRRANYENVDGITMVPCDVTDETSVGKLVETVLKEAGSIDVLVNNAGIGLLAGAEESSIAQAQALFDVNVFGVIRVTNAVLPVMRKQKSGRIINLSSVLGLIPAPYNALYASTKHAIEGYSESLDHEVRTFGIRVVLIEPAYTRSAFEENVLKPDQPIGLYEPMRFTMSEHLRDQIAVGDTPETVASTVVAAATATSPKRRYTAGKLAGKIRLLRRLVPEAAFDKSLRKQSGLPV from the coding sequence ATGAATCGCTCAAAACCTGATGTTGCTATGGTCACCGGAGCATCTTCCGGCATCGGCCTGGCCACGGCAAAAGCATTGCTTAACGCCGGATACCGTGTATTCGGGACAAGCAGACGCGCAAATTATGAAAATGTCGACGGCATTACCATGGTGCCTTGCGATGTCACTGATGAGACGTCGGTGGGAAAGCTGGTCGAGACTGTCTTGAAGGAAGCTGGCTCGATTGATGTGCTGGTAAACAATGCCGGCATTGGCCTCCTGGCCGGGGCGGAAGAATCCTCAATCGCTCAGGCGCAAGCGTTGTTTGATGTCAATGTTTTCGGTGTCATCCGTGTTACGAACGCAGTTCTACCCGTAATGCGGAAACAGAAGTCAGGCCGCATTATAAATTTGAGCTCAGTACTCGGTCTCATCCCGGCGCCTTACAACGCGCTTTATGCCTCAACCAAACATGCAATCGAGGGCTATTCGGAATCTCTCGATCACGAGGTTCGCACGTTCGGAATTCGGGTGGTTCTGATCGAGCCTGCCTATACTCGCTCCGCCTTTGAGGAAAATGTACTGAAGCCCGACCAGCCTATCGGCCTATATGAGCCGATGCGCTTTACGATGTCGGAGCACTTGCGTGATCAGATCGCTGTCGGAGATACCCCTGAAACGGTAGCGTCTACAGTTGTCGCAGCTGCAACTGCGACCTCTCCCAAGCGCCGCTACACCGCCGGAAAGCTCGCTGGAAAAATACGACTACTGCGTCGGCTGGTACCTGAAGCGGCATTCGATAAAAGCCTGCGTAAACAATCGGGCCTACCGGTCTAG
- a CDS encoding Csu type fimbrial protein — protein MAKALKLAALVAGLPLTALNPALAATATGNMNVRITIQAECKIVTSTDLDFGTKGVIDANVDQTSTISVQCTNGTPYTVGLSAGGGAGATVAVRKMTGPASATINYTIYRDAARTQVWGVTAGTDVASGTGNGNAQSLTTYGRVPAQTTPAAGVYSDVVSVTVTY, from the coding sequence ATGGCGAAGGCTCTGAAACTAGCTGCACTTGTCGCAGGATTGCCGCTCACAGCCCTAAATCCCGCACTGGCCGCGACTGCCACAGGCAATATGAATGTGCGTATTACTATCCAGGCCGAATGCAAAATTGTGACGTCCACCGACCTGGATTTCGGCACGAAGGGTGTTATCGACGCGAATGTCGATCAGACAAGTACAATCTCTGTCCAATGCACAAATGGCACACCATATACAGTGGGATTGAGCGCCGGCGGTGGCGCGGGCGCCACAGTTGCCGTGCGCAAAATGACGGGTCCTGCTTCAGCGACAATCAATTACACAATATATCGTGATGCCGCCCGCACGCAGGTCTGGGGCGTGACTGCTGGAACCGACGTGGCATCTGGAACTGGTAATGGGAATGCGCAAAGTTTGACAACTTACGGCAGAGTGCCCGCGCAGACCACTCCCGCAGCAGGCGTCTATTCCGACGTGGTGTCTGTTACGGTCACTTACTAA
- a CDS encoding helix-turn-helix transcriptional regulator codes for MQRSGRILRLLQVLRERRTAVTAQMLSTLFGVSERTIYRDMQTLVELGVLVEGEAGIGFILRPGFFFPPMALSQIEADAVLLGLRLVSMRRDESIVAAADTALAKIADGMGDAVAAEMRSNGLTVGPSGSGKLTELATVRAAMRNQKKLLIKCGAGEEGTLNRTVWPVALSCFDQAEILAAWCETRDAFRHFRIDRIVERQELPDPLPRPRRSLLAEYRLMEPQANL; via the coding sequence ATGCAACGCTCTGGCCGAATTCTTAGACTTCTTCAGGTGCTACGGGAGCGGCGTACGGCAGTGACAGCCCAGATGCTTTCCACTTTGTTCGGCGTGTCCGAACGCACGATCTATCGAGATATGCAAACGCTGGTAGAGCTAGGTGTTTTGGTGGAAGGCGAAGCGGGAATCGGCTTCATTTTGCGCCCCGGCTTCTTTTTTCCTCCGATGGCGCTGTCCCAGATCGAGGCCGATGCAGTCTTGTTGGGACTTCGGTTAGTCTCGATGCGCCGCGACGAAAGCATCGTGGCGGCGGCCGACACCGCATTGGCCAAGATTGCTGATGGAATGGGAGATGCTGTCGCAGCGGAAATGCGCTCCAACGGCCTCACTGTGGGGCCTTCCGGCAGCGGCAAACTGACAGAACTGGCGACGGTACGCGCGGCAATGCGAAACCAGAAGAAATTGCTGATCAAGTGTGGAGCTGGTGAGGAGGGCACGCTCAACCGCACTGTCTGGCCTGTAGCACTGAGTTGTTTTGACCAAGCAGAAATATTGGCAGCATGGTGTGAAACTCGAGACGCCTTTCGCCATTTCCGCATTGACCGCATTGTAGAGCGTCAAGAGTTGCCAGACCCTCTGCCACGACCCCGCCGCAGCCTTCTGGCGGAATATCGGCTCATGGAGCCGCAAGCCAATCTCTGA
- the fabF gene encoding beta-ketoacyl-ACP synthase II, whose amino-acid sequence MRRIVVTGMGAVSPLAANVPVTWSRLLAGRSGVKRLSDDIVGDLPSKVGGVVPSISEDAEAGFDADSILAPKDQRKVDRFILFALAAAKEALNQAGWKPVSETEKERTATIIASGIGGFPAITAAVRTVDQKGARRLSPFTVPSFLVNLAAGQVSIRHGFKGPIGAPVTACAAGVQAIGDAARLIRSNEADIAICGGTEACINEVSLGGFAAARSLSTGFNDTPEKASRPFDTQRDGFVMGEGAGILVIEALSHALARGAKPLAELVGYGTSADAHHITSGPEDGSGARRAMELAVSQAGISYDDVAHINAHATSTQIGDLGEMTAIKSVFGGRANLAVSATKSATGHLLGAAGGLEAIFTILALRDQIAPPTLNLETPDIAGEGLGFVAKEAQSKVMEYALSNGFGFGGVNASVLFRRWNDEI is encoded by the coding sequence ATGCGTCGTATCGTTGTGACAGGAATGGGGGCAGTCAGTCCCCTTGCAGCCAATGTGCCGGTAACCTGGTCCCGTTTGCTTGCCGGTCGTTCGGGCGTGAAACGACTTTCCGATGACATTGTGGGTGATTTGCCATCGAAAGTCGGCGGTGTGGTACCATCAATATCGGAAGACGCTGAGGCTGGTTTCGATGCCGATAGTATTCTTGCTCCAAAAGATCAGCGCAAAGTAGACCGTTTCATATTGTTCGCCCTTGCAGCCGCTAAAGAAGCGCTGAACCAGGCTGGATGGAAACCGGTTTCGGAAACCGAGAAAGAGCGCACTGCTACAATCATAGCATCCGGCATTGGCGGTTTTCCCGCAATTACCGCAGCTGTCAGAACCGTTGACCAAAAAGGTGCCCGTCGTCTTTCACCGTTCACCGTTCCGTCGTTCCTCGTCAATCTGGCGGCAGGACAGGTGTCTATTCGACATGGTTTTAAAGGGCCAATTGGAGCACCGGTAACCGCCTGTGCGGCTGGCGTTCAGGCAATCGGAGACGCCGCACGCCTCATCAGATCCAACGAAGCCGATATCGCGATATGTGGCGGGACCGAAGCCTGCATCAACGAAGTCAGCCTGGGCGGATTTGCAGCCGCACGATCATTGTCAACGGGGTTCAATGATACTCCGGAAAAAGCCTCTCGTCCGTTCGACACACAACGCGACGGGTTTGTTATGGGCGAAGGTGCAGGCATCCTTGTGATTGAAGCTCTCAGTCACGCCTTGGCGCGCGGTGCCAAGCCGCTGGCCGAGCTTGTGGGTTACGGCACATCTGCCGATGCACATCACATCACGTCAGGGCCCGAAGATGGAAGTGGGGCGCGACGGGCGATGGAGCTTGCCGTATCCCAAGCAGGCATTTCCTATGACGATGTCGCGCATATCAATGCGCACGCGACTTCTACCCAGATCGGGGATCTGGGCGAAATGACGGCCATAAAATCCGTATTTGGAGGCCGGGCCAACCTGGCAGTCAGCGCAACCAAATCGGCGACTGGCCATCTCTTGGGCGCAGCCGGGGGGCTTGAAGCAATTTTTACCATCCTCGCTCTGCGTGACCAGATCGCACCTCCAACCCTTAATCTCGAGACACCGGATATTGCTGGTGAAGGTCTCGGGTTCGTGGCGAAAGAAGCCCAGTCGAAAGTCATGGAATATGCACTTTCCAACGGTTTCGGCTTCGGAGGCGTGAATGCCAGCGTGCTTTTCCGTCGCTGGAACGACGAGATTTGA
- a CDS encoding NADPH-dependent F420 reductase, giving the protein MRIGIIGAGNIGATLARKLAASGHEVKIANSKGPESLRALARELGATAVSKEEASDDVEVIILSIPFSSYRELTCHFLKVSRGTIIVDTSNYYPFRDGTISGIDGGIPESVWVELQLGLPVIKAWNAALATTLAERGHTKGTASRIAIPVSGDEPASKSIIMRLVEETGFDAVDTGVLSESWRQQPGTPAYCTELAKDELIEALESADRFKAPVNREHLIEELMQSPSGRTHDEIIARNRSSTA; this is encoded by the coding sequence ATGAGAATCGGTATCATTGGCGCTGGCAATATTGGTGCTACCCTCGCAAGGAAGCTGGCAGCTTCCGGCCATGAAGTTAAAATTGCAAACTCAAAAGGTCCGGAATCTCTTCGCGCGCTGGCACGGGAACTTGGCGCAACGGCAGTTTCAAAAGAGGAGGCATCGGATGACGTCGAGGTTATTATCCTTTCTATTCCATTTTCGAGCTACCGCGAGCTAACCTGTCACTTTCTCAAGGTTTCACGAGGCACAATAATCGTTGATACGTCCAACTATTATCCATTCCGCGACGGTACGATTTCAGGGATCGATGGTGGTATACCTGAGAGCGTCTGGGTCGAACTGCAACTTGGACTTCCAGTTATCAAGGCCTGGAATGCTGCATTGGCGACCACTCTGGCTGAACGAGGCCACACGAAGGGAACAGCGAGCCGCATAGCGATACCTGTGTCCGGTGATGAGCCAGCTTCCAAATCAATCATTATGAGACTCGTCGAGGAAACTGGTTTCGATGCAGTCGATACCGGAGTTTTATCGGAATCCTGGCGACAACAACCCGGAACGCCCGCTTATTGCACGGAGCTTGCCAAGGACGAATTGATCGAGGCACTGGAATCGGCTGACAGGTTCAAAGCACCGGTTAATCGGGAACACCTGATCGAAGAGCTCATGCAGTCTCCAAGTGGCAGGACACATGATGAAATAATTGCGCGGAACAGATCCTCAACTGCTTAG
- a CDS encoding SDR family oxidoreductase — protein MELESKTIIVTGASSGIGAAAARLFASEGANVVLGARRSGELKVVSEAITQANGRAVVLAGDVKDEGYADALVDLARKEFGGLDGAFNNAGIVGAMHPAPDMGLGNWTDVISVNLTGAFLAAKAQIPAMKVRQQGSIVFTSSFVGFSNGGMPGMGAYAASKAGLIGLVQSLASDHAVDGIRVNALLPGGTITPSGGEGNPTALELIAGLHPMKRMADPKEIAQAALFLLSDRSSFMTGSPMIADGGISVRLT, from the coding sequence ATGGAACTGGAAAGTAAAACTATCATCGTCACCGGCGCGAGCAGCGGGATCGGCGCGGCCGCGGCGCGGCTGTTCGCATCCGAAGGGGCCAATGTGGTTCTCGGCGCGCGCCGATCCGGGGAGCTTAAAGTCGTTTCGGAAGCAATCACGCAAGCCAATGGTAGAGCCGTAGTTTTAGCCGGCGACGTAAAAGATGAGGGCTACGCCGATGCACTTGTTGACCTCGCGAGAAAGGAGTTCGGTGGGCTGGACGGCGCATTCAACAATGCCGGCATCGTGGGTGCGATGCACCCCGCTCCGGATATGGGTCTCGGTAATTGGACCGATGTGATTTCGGTCAACCTAACGGGTGCCTTCCTGGCCGCCAAGGCGCAGATACCGGCAATGAAGGTACGCCAGCAAGGCTCGATCGTTTTCACCTCGTCATTTGTGGGTTTTAGTAATGGTGGCATGCCGGGCATGGGAGCCTATGCGGCATCCAAGGCAGGGTTAATTGGTTTGGTGCAATCGCTGGCATCGGACCATGCCGTCGATGGCATACGCGTGAATGCACTATTGCCGGGCGGCACGATCACGCCAAGTGGGGGGGAAGGAAACCCAACCGCATTGGAACTCATCGCCGGCTTGCATCCCATGAAGCGTATGGCGGACCCCAAGGAGATCGCGCAGGCAGCCTTGTTTCTTCTTTCTGATCGATCCAGTTTCATGACGGGGAGTCCGATGATCGCAGATGGCGGAATATCCGTTCGGTTGACATAG
- a CDS encoding putative transporter small subunit — protein sequence MTAYVLIWPVIVACVLFYLLKAFFSEWIDAKRANKPLI from the coding sequence ATGACAGCGTATGTATTGATCTGGCCTGTAATCGTTGCATGTGTTCTTTTCTATCTTCTAAAAGCTTTCTTCTCCGAGTGGATTGATGCAAAACGGGCGAATAAACCTTTGATCTGA
- a CDS encoding fimbria/pilus outer membrane usher protein, protein MKLIGNFKQLSDGGLAATPEELTEVGLKPIDSARADDGLVRLDRLPNVSYKIDEQAQHLYITTENNARAAKVIDIAGNNKVDRLTPESGVGGVLNYTLFASSNTLFDDDVELFQGVSGGFDARIFSSFGTFSQSFISGYSNNELDAFTRLNSTWSYSDPKRLVTYKAGDFITGGTSWTRPVYLGGLQVSRNFSLRSDLVTLPLPSFAGTAAVPSTLEVYTQNARTYTGTVGAGPFQVVNLPAFTGSGEARVVLRDSLGRETVATLPFYESKMLLRKGLLDFSAEFGFPRRNFGIESNDYDDRPMGVATARYGLTDWLTLEGHIEGGEDLFNGGMGVAFPLGPLGAASFAAAGSYSNGQAGSLVNASIELSYKDWTLYGRIQRAFGDYQDIAAISAERSFDNNGLPTFSAGVPPALDQVSVGVPMPLDMSSLNLSYTHLTDADGERSSIVGLSYSQQVFKRSTIYATAFTDLEEKDSFGVFAGLSIPFDNNITASSGVESDPDGTNVVADIVKSERLENGSVGWRLRTSEGRVANRSASASYRSPFARFEAGVQQVDGDVRATAQVDGAIAVAGGGVFATNRIDDAFAVVDVGAPDVDVQYQNRPIGKTNSRGKIIVSDMRSYEPNTVSIDPSNLPVDAEIPQTKETIMPADRSGVVVKFGVSRGSEAALVSFVDVSGTFLPVGLTGKLDGNGETFAIGYDGETYIRGLQSSNVVVISLDDGSTCQAAFPYRPTPGQQVAIRKVVCQ, encoded by the coding sequence ATGAAACTTATCGGGAACTTCAAGCAGTTGTCTGACGGTGGCCTGGCAGCCACGCCTGAGGAGCTGACAGAAGTCGGACTAAAACCGATCGATTCTGCGCGCGCTGACGATGGACTGGTAAGGCTCGACCGACTGCCTAACGTTTCTTACAAAATCGATGAACAGGCTCAGCATCTCTACATTACAACCGAGAACAATGCCCGCGCCGCAAAGGTCATTGATATTGCTGGTAACAACAAAGTGGATCGGCTGACGCCAGAATCTGGCGTTGGCGGTGTATTGAACTACACCTTGTTTGCAAGCTCCAACACATTGTTTGACGACGATGTAGAACTTTTTCAAGGAGTTTCAGGCGGTTTTGACGCACGTATATTCAGTTCCTTCGGGACGTTCAGCCAATCTTTTATTTCCGGGTACAGCAACAACGAACTGGACGCGTTCACCCGACTGAATTCCACCTGGAGCTACTCCGATCCCAAAAGACTCGTCACGTATAAAGCCGGTGACTTCATCACTGGTGGAACAAGCTGGACACGACCGGTTTATCTTGGTGGCTTGCAGGTTTCACGGAATTTTTCGCTCCGCTCTGATCTTGTAACGCTGCCACTTCCGTCGTTTGCCGGCACGGCTGCGGTCCCCTCCACATTGGAAGTCTATACGCAGAACGCACGGACTTATACCGGGACGGTGGGCGCAGGGCCATTTCAGGTAGTCAACCTGCCCGCATTCACCGGTTCGGGCGAAGCGCGCGTCGTCCTCAGGGATAGCCTGGGCCGTGAAACCGTTGCTACGCTGCCGTTTTATGAATCGAAGATGCTTTTACGTAAAGGACTGTTGGATTTTTCTGCAGAATTCGGATTTCCGCGCCGGAATTTCGGCATTGAATCGAACGATTATGATGATCGTCCGATGGGTGTTGCGACAGCGCGTTACGGCTTGACCGACTGGCTGACACTGGAAGGGCATATCGAAGGCGGCGAAGATCTTTTTAATGGCGGGATGGGTGTAGCGTTTCCTCTCGGCCCTCTCGGCGCAGCCTCTTTCGCCGCAGCTGGCAGTTACTCCAATGGTCAGGCGGGCTCACTCGTAAATGCTAGTATCGAACTCAGCTACAAGGACTGGACCCTTTACGGTCGCATTCAGCGGGCTTTCGGTGATTATCAGGACATAGCCGCAATCAGCGCCGAGCGTTCGTTTGACAACAACGGCCTGCCGACATTTAGCGCTGGCGTTCCGCCCGCGCTCGACCAGGTTTCGGTGGGGGTGCCGATGCCATTGGACATGTCGAGCCTTAATCTGTCTTACACCCACCTGACCGACGCGGATGGAGAACGCAGCAGCATCGTCGGCTTGTCCTACAGCCAGCAAGTGTTCAAACGCAGCACGATCTACGCCACCGCCTTTACGGATCTTGAAGAAAAGGACAGTTTTGGTGTTTTTGCAGGATTATCCATTCCCTTCGATAACAATATTACGGCCTCGTCAGGCGTCGAATCCGACCCGGATGGAACAAACGTTGTTGCTGATATCGTGAAGTCCGAACGTCTGGAAAATGGTAGCGTCGGCTGGCGGTTACGGACCTCAGAAGGACGAGTGGCCAATCGTTCGGCCTCTGCCAGCTACCGGTCGCCATTCGCACGATTTGAGGCTGGCGTTCAACAGGTCGACGGCGATGTTCGCGCCACAGCACAGGTTGATGGGGCAATCGCGGTAGCCGGCGGTGGTGTGTTTGCCACCAATCGTATCGACGATGCTTTTGCAGTGGTGGACGTCGGTGCGCCTGATGTCGATGTTCAATACCAGAACCGGCCCATCGGAAAAACCAACAGTCGCGGCAAAATTATCGTATCAGACATGCGTTCATACGAACCGAACACGGTATCTATCGATCCAAGCAATTTGCCGGTCGATGCCGAAATTCCACAAACCAAGGAGACGATCATGCCGGCAGATCGCAGTGGGGTTGTCGTCAAGTTTGGAGTTTCCCGAGGTTCGGAGGCTGCACTTGTTTCTTTTGTGGATGTAAGCGGAACGTTTCTTCCCGTCGGCCTTACCGGAAAGCTCGACGGAAATGGAGAGACTTTCGCAATCGGCTATGACGGCGAAACTTATATTCGGGGGCTTCAGTCTTCGAATGTCGTTGTGATCAGCCTGGATGACGGCAGTACATGTCAGGCCGCTTTTCCCTATCGCCCAACCCCTGGACAACAGGTGGCGATCAGGAAGGTGGTATGCCAATGA
- a CDS encoding fimbrial biogenesis chaperone produces the protein MRSMLKSIAAAALLLLGSISAHAASLRLAPTTVELLAPDSAAVLNLRNEAKHPLNVQVRVFRWSQQGGVEQLEPTNDVVASPPSTSLPPNADYVVRVLRVNKTPLKREESYRVVVDELPDPSRRKAGTVSLVVRHVIPVFFRTPDAGAPEVSWSLSRSGGSLMLVARNAGGTTMRLSDVRLSQGGKAVASRKGLVGYVLAGATMQWPIGNAKRLGSGPVKLSAQSASGPVSTSVSVNR, from the coding sequence ATGCGTTCCATGCTGAAAAGCATTGCCGCTGCCGCTCTGCTTTTGCTCGGCAGCATATCCGCCCATGCGGCTTCTTTGCGTTTAGCACCAACAACCGTCGAATTGCTTGCACCAGATAGCGCGGCAGTACTCAACTTGCGCAACGAAGCCAAGCACCCTCTCAATGTCCAGGTACGTGTTTTCCGCTGGAGCCAACAAGGCGGAGTTGAGCAGCTAGAGCCTACGAACGACGTCGTTGCCAGCCCTCCCTCAACGAGCTTACCGCCAAATGCCGACTATGTTGTGCGCGTTCTGCGAGTGAACAAAACACCCCTCAAAAGGGAGGAAAGCTACCGTGTTGTTGTGGATGAGCTTCCTGACCCTTCGCGTCGGAAAGCCGGAACAGTCAGTCTGGTAGTCCGGCACGTCATTCCTGTCTTCTTTCGCACACCGGACGCTGGGGCACCTGAAGTATCGTGGAGCTTATCCCGATCCGGCGGAAGTCTGATGCTGGTCGCAAGAAACGCGGGCGGCACGACGATGCGATTGTCCGATGTCCGGCTTTCACAAGGTGGAAAAGCTGTAGCGTCGCGCAAGGGACTGGTGGGCTACGTTCTTGCCGGGGCAACTATGCAGTGGCCGATTGGCAACGCAAAACGGCTCGGTAGCGGTCCGGTTAAACTATCGGCGCAAAGTGCTTCCGGTCCGGTCAGCACGAGTGTTTCGGTCAACCGCTAG
- a CDS encoding sodium:solute symporter family transporter produces MDIQQLGTPLTLLLLLVFFGGTFFISLSISKKEENADSYMTAGNNVGFGISAASMTATWIWASSLYASASSGYTYGVSGPIHYGLWGALMILFIYPFGKRIRFLAPKAHTLAEILHARHGQSSQMILAGSNILGSLLSLTSNFIAGGALISMLSPISFSVGILIIGSGVLLYTLWSGFRASVLTDFIQVCAMLGAVIIIVPAVFFAAGGMDIFVTGAKNLTVEQRSFFSSDAFLNQGAPYIAAVLAYAIGNQTIAQRLFAVREDMIKRTFITATVGYGATVIGVGILGVIALYLGLQPDGGDVNNLIPQLASTYLGTGLLCIFFIMVIGSLASTADSDLAALSSIVMTDFYGRGVFKASKANLRLMLFIGRITMIAATALALFFASNQFNILDLLVLVGAIWGALVFPVIASFYWDRVTNRAFTTAVIVALLAFFPVRFGYIPLVGTTAIIADILATFGIGVVAGLMAFGFFGIRVALVIGAIASLIATPFAVGSISQYTVLTASLLAYAVSTLLCVGISWGNKSRFDFATIAMKTGQFDDCTETNKI; encoded by the coding sequence ATGGATATTCAACAGTTAGGAACTCCACTTACATTATTACTTCTTTTGGTTTTTTTTGGCGGAACATTTTTCATATCCCTATCAATCAGCAAGAAGGAGGAGAACGCCGACAGCTACATGACGGCAGGTAACAATGTCGGATTCGGTATTTCAGCCGCTTCGATGACCGCAACTTGGATCTGGGCGTCATCTCTCTACGCATCGGCGTCCTCGGGTTACACATACGGCGTATCAGGACCCATCCACTACGGTCTGTGGGGCGCCCTAATGATACTTTTCATCTACCCATTTGGAAAACGGATCCGTTTTCTGGCACCCAAAGCACACACTCTCGCTGAGATTCTTCACGCCCGACACGGGCAGTCAAGCCAGATGATATTGGCTGGCTCGAACATTCTGGGCAGCCTCCTGAGCCTGACCTCGAACTTTATTGCCGGTGGCGCGCTCATATCGATGCTCTCACCCATCAGCTTCAGCGTCGGCATCCTGATTATCGGAAGCGGCGTGCTTTTATATACACTCTGGTCCGGCTTCCGGGCGTCGGTGCTCACCGACTTCATCCAGGTCTGCGCCATGCTGGGGGCGGTGATCATCATAGTACCTGCTGTCTTCTTTGCTGCCGGCGGTATGGACATCTTCGTTACCGGAGCCAAGAACCTGACAGTTGAACAACGTTCATTCTTTTCTTCAGATGCATTCTTAAATCAAGGTGCGCCTTACATTGCAGCGGTTCTTGCCTATGCAATTGGTAACCAGACGATCGCGCAAAGACTGTTCGCCGTGCGTGAAGATATGATCAAGCGTACTTTCATCACGGCAACAGTCGGCTATGGCGCAACTGTCATCGGAGTCGGCATACTGGGAGTGATCGCGCTCTATCTCGGTTTACAGCCTGATGGCGGAGACGTTAACAACCTTATCCCCCAGCTCGCATCAACGTATCTTGGAACGGGGCTGCTCTGCATCTTCTTTATCATGGTAATCGGCTCGTTGGCTTCGACAGCCGACTCGGATTTGGCCGCGCTTTCGTCCATCGTGATGACCGATTTTTACGGCAGAGGCGTTTTCAAAGCGTCGAAGGCCAACCTTCGTCTGATGCTTTTTATCGGGCGGATCACAATGATTGCGGCAACGGCTCTGGCTCTGTTCTTCGCCAGCAATCAGTTCAACATTCTGGACCTTCTGGTTCTGGTTGGTGCAATCTGGGGCGCGCTGGTCTTCCCCGTGATTGCCAGTTTCTACTGGGATCGGGTGACGAACAGGGCATTCACCACCGCCGTCATCGTTGCGCTGCTGGCCTTTTTCCCGGTTCGCTTTGGTTACATTCCTCTCGTCGGAACAACGGCCATTATAGCTGACATACTGGCAACCTTTGGCATTGGGGTTGTTGCCGGATTGATGGCTTTTGGGTTCTTCGGAATCAGAGTGGCTTTGGTCATCGGCGCCATCGCATCGCTAATCGCCACACCATTCGCCGTCGGTTCGATCAGCCAATACACCGTTCTGACAGCTTCGCTGCTGGCTTATGCCGTCAGCACCCTGCTCTGTGTCGGTATTTCATGGGGCAACAAATCCCGTTTCGATTTCGCGACCATCGCGATGAAAACGGGGCAGTTTGATGACTGCACAGAAACAAATAAAATATAA